ATCGTTATCACTACTAGAACCAGATGAACTTTGCCATGGATTGGCTTCATTAAATTTTGCAagcattttcttcttttttcgcttttttcgttttcttttagattttatatctttatcgatttctttcattataacTTCTTCTTCACTTTCGTTCTGTAAAGtacatataatttacaataatgatacaaaaataattagataagCGCTTTTTCGcgctatttatatttatttaattattaaatatatatactttttgttttcttctttttttcttatctgtagtgtccttcttctcttttacttcagttaatgcttcttcttctattctccTCCTATCTGCTGCCTCTTTAATCTTTAATTGGGCAATTCTTCTTGATTGCCTAACAGGTGTTTCAGTTTGTAGTACACCTTCTTGTTGTTCAGGTGCAATATCCCTTCCTATTTCTAAACCCAAAACCATTTTTCCtgtaaataaaagatgatgctataaatatttatttttatttaattaattaatttaattacccttatatctaaattttttatttttttttttattcgtcatataaatatcattcttatatttaatattacttatctcgttaaaagaaaaaagaaggaaagaaaataaattagcaATAAAAGTTGCAAGGGTCGTTGaacttacttttctttctctttttttgagaCGAAGATGGTGTTGTCTCCAATGAAGAAACATTGATAGGCGTACCCTCAAGTTGCACGTTAGGAGATTCTTCCGACGTTTGATTTACATTGACTCCTCCTGAATGCTTCGGACGCGAACGTCCACCGCCTCTGCAACGTCGTCTCCTGCCTTTTGGGCGTCCCCTATTTTTACGTCCCATTGGAATAGAACGCGTAATTGTAAGATCATCGCTACCATCTTTATTATCCTCTGCTATTTTACATTTCACAGCCTCATCCTCCGAGCTTATAGTTACAATACGACTCTCTTCGACCGACTTGCGCAATTGTTTATCTGGTATACGTTTTGCacgtaattttattcttttaccccccatcatttcttcttcttcttcttgtttttctcctAAATCTTCGGAATTCGAATCTTGTGCGCTATTACGTCGTTTTCGTGAAACTTTCGTAGTTTCTGAACCATCCAACTTCCAACCTTCGTATACGAGTTCAGAAACTGATTTAACGCGAATACCTATTTTTGCATTAGTACCATCTTCACcaatgtttatatttaaaccTTTCAATGTATCATCTTCGGTACATGCTAGTGGATCAGGCTCTTCTGATGGTGCATCAAACACATTTTCATGATCAGCTCCTATAGAATCATCTGACGATACTGTAACTGCTTTGACTTCAACATTTTGAATTTCTGAAagatcctttttattcttcaaatCTAAATTATCTTTTGGTAAAACGTCGTTTTTAAAATTGTCTCCAACATCAATATTACTCATAACTGCATTGTACGTATCTGTAATAGGTGGTATTGTTAAGGAATCATTTACTTTGTTAAGTATGTTGCCTTCAAGtttcaattctttcttttcaattacAGTTTCCATCTTCGTTTCCGATTGTGAATTATACTTTACGTCAGTGGATAAAGTTTCTACAAAAGGTTTTATATAAGGCGGTTTAGATTTTAATGGTGGTACATCTTCAACCTGTGAGGTATCACTCGCTCTTTTATTACCTTCTTTCttaaaatcatttcttataattcctaatacttcttcttttttttcagatatttGCTCCTGTTCAGCACAGGCTGCCATAGTGTTCTGTATATTGATTACagatttgttataaatattatccttatttgtattggaaatattaataaaatcagtCTGTTTACTTTTATCATCGCTTATATCATAGGAGACAGTTGGCTTATTAGCAATGGAATTtgtatgatttatattatcagAAAGATTACTGTCTTTTAACTCTGCTAATGAATGAGTTTCATAACTTTGTGATGCTTGTTGTATATCATTGTCTAATTTAATTGTAGAAGTATTTGATACAGACTGATTAATTGTTTCAACTGCAGTAGTTTCATTTACAGTATTATCAATGTAGTTATTCCCTTTTGTTTCAAACTTATTTTgctcattttcattttccagaTAATCTGCTTTTAATCCCTGATATTGTTGCGATTTTGGTAATACTTCTGCAACCTGCAATGtcatttctttacttttagcAATGTTATCtttatcgtttatcttttctacAACTTGTTGATCCATAACACTTACGGAATGatctaatatatttgtttgatcATCCATGTCACCCGATCCACTATTTTTTTGAACTTGTATTAAATTAGCAGTATTTTCTGTATTGtctgtatttttattactatctaACTTTTCAAGCACAGAGTTATCTATGTCTTGCACTGACTGAGTAGAAGccttattttcattttgtaattttgttattGTGGTCTCATCTAAAATGCTTTTATTGTTCTGAGTATTGTTCACATATTCTTTGACAATTTGATTAGAAGTAATTTGAAACTCTGCTTGagttttttcatttacaaatGTTTGTGAGTGAGAATGATCTGATGATGCCGACAGTATTGTTGATGTAGTATTATTTAGTTTGCTAGAACTATCAAGAGGAGATGCATTATGTAATTCTATATCCTCCCTGTATTCGTCTTTGCTAGATGCATCGCttgtttgttcatttttacttGTGTCACTGCATTTAACATCATCACTACTTACTTCAGTATTTCTTTTGTTGAAAATATCACTTACTTTTTCTGAATTAGTATTACACGtttccttcttattctctACTTCGTTTTTAGTAGAAATCTTATCAGTTTCGATTTGTAAATTTGATTCTAACTCTTCTTTATTCTGTACAAATTGCTGTGGCTCTTCAagtaatgtataatttttgtcGCTTATACATTCCTGTTCAATGTTTGtgttttttgtaattttgttaTCATTTACTGGATGCTCTTCTGCAGAACAATTAGGGATATCTGTAGATTCATATTCCTCTAACGTATCTGCCTCAAAAACATCGTCGCTGCCATCCTCATTAGAATCGTTACTATCATAATTCGCTACTAAAGATTGTTTATTAAGtgaatttttttcagattcctttgaaattaaatttatttcactttgtacattttgtttttcagTATTATCCATATCTTCTTTTAACTTTACATCTGTATTTTCATAACTACTATTACTTATGGCCGTTTCAGATTTCTCTGTATATGTTTCAGTTATTTGTACATTATCACTTTCCTTATCATTTGTTCTACTATTTGAATCTTTTTGTTCAACAATTTCTACAGTAATAGGGGAATTATCATCCTTGTCAATTGCTGTAGAAGTATTTAGTGCACTTGTCTGATTTTCTGTGATAGGAGGTAAATCATTTTGcatagaaaaattatcttctttttttgtattttgatcattcaacaaattttcattGCAAACCGTTGATTTCTCATCATCGGGTGGTGTTGTTATCTTTTCATTAGATAGAACTTCATTAGATGAAGTTTCTTCCACCTCTTTTGAGGATTCATTAGATTCTGACATTCTGTCGTCAATTATCATATCTTCATTTGAATCTTGATCAATACAAGAACTTGGATTTTCTGATACATCATCGGCATATTCATTTACACTTTGATCCATACTagatgaataattttcttttaatgatgGTATATCGTTCGTTTCTGCAGATTtcataatagaaatattagataCTATTGGTGCTAATACATTAAATGCACTATTACTTGTTTTAGCTGAGAATGGATTTTCGATTTGTTGGGATACTATCGGTATGTTGGTATTGTcttgcaaaaatatattttgaacgGATTTATCGTTCGAACTACTTATAACAGAAGCAAAtgattctttattatattcttgCATACATGCAGAACTGCTAACAGTTTCATTGTCGATAAGGTCAGATTCAGGAATATCTTCGGAAGTATTAGTTTTGTCGTAAGAATTGGTTAAgtgtttctctttaatttcttctgaATCTCCTGAACCTTCGTCTTGCACTCCTAAATCTGACAATGCATCATTTCTTTCACTATTTTTATCATAGTTGACTGACATTGAATCAGCATCCGAACTAAATtgtcctttcattttttcagtATCAGTATCCATTGATTGTTCCTCTTGCGTATCAAATTCAGACAAATTATCGTTCTTATCGCTGTGTTTATCGTAATTTTCTCTACCTAAATCTACCTCGTCTTTTTTAAGAGCTTGAAATTCGTCAGAGACATGATCTACTTCTTGTACTCCAGCAGAGCTATGTACTTCTTGGAAATTCGGAGACGGAATTAAATCCGTAGattctatattattagtattatccTCACATGCACATTCCTGTAGATTTTTCGATTCCATTTGTATATCTTGATTCTGATCTTTATTACACGGTGACATACACGTTGTATGTTCGGTTGTATCTGTTGTTGGTTCAGATTctgttttttctataatctcatgagaaatttcttctttggAAGATTTATGTTCAGCTTCATTCTCAGAGTAAGTACTGAGTGGTTCTGTGTGTTCTTGTATGTTGTCTGATGTGTTAAGGTTGACATCCTTTTCAGGACTTGTCGATTGATAAGATCTGTCATCTATAAATTTCGATTGATCAGTTGTAGTGCTTTCACTGTGCTGTGCTGTATGCTCAGTCTTCGTATCATTATCATTCACAATTATCTTCTTATGCTGAAGATCTGGACTATTTGTTAATGATTCCGCTGTATTtaacgtaatatttatattattagtaataaagGATTGTGAAACAACGTCTGTAGACTCAGATTTTTCGGGTTTTACAATACTTTCTTCCGATTCTTCTTTGTCATTGGCATAAGCAGATTCTTGTACAGTGTTCGATTGTAAATCTTCATCTATTTGAGTAGTTGTTCTTGGTACATCAATCGCATTGTGAGCACTTTCTTCATTTGAGTTCCATGTATGACTCGAACCCTCCAGTTTCTCCCTTTTGTCATTtgcacaatatatattatgagaATCAAACGAACTGgcttttaatgaattattgttTGTTTGAGTAACATCAAATTCTTCCGATTTATATGACAAAAGTGTATCTTCTGAAGGTTTGGAAGAAGAAACACATTCATACTGTAATGTGTCAGATTTACATTGAATCGATGTTGTGACAACTTGATCCGACTGAGTTTCCAAATCTACAGACTTTGAAGTATATGAAATGCAATTTGgtccaaaaaaaaatcttggtGGCGATGCAGATTTTGGTTTACATTCGTTATCTACCTTGTGTAAAAATTCGGAATTTTGTGTAACTATGTTACTTGAATCTGAAACATTTGTAGAAACTTTTTCACTGCTTAATGAATAGGGTACAAGCATGGTATTTGTACTAGACTCCAAACCTTCTGAAGTATCGGCCTGACATGAAGATATAGAGGAATCGCATTGTATGGTTTCCAATAATTTAGAATTCTCTTTAGATTTTTTTGAATTGCTATCAATCGTATCTGTATCAGTAACGTTAGATTCTATACTATTTTGATCTAGCGTACTAACTTCATTGAAAGAATTTGCATTCATCTTCTCATTTAAGTTATCAGTGCTAGAAAGGCATTCAAAACCGACTTTTGACAAAGATAAGTCTTCGCTTGTCTGTAAAGTGTTTTCATCTTTATTGCTACATTTCTGATCGCTAGTGCCTTCTTTGGGAAAATACTGTTCCTTCTGTGATATGTCTTCTTCATTTGATATGATACTACTGTCGCACTCTGTTTTTTCTGCTGGTTTACCTACGTCCCACCTCGATAATCGTTTAATAGAACCACTTGTACTTTTCGGAATTATTTGAACGCCCAGAGTTGGTTTAAATTTTGGCTTCTCTTGTGTAGAGCCTACTACTTGACTGTCGTTAATATCAACGTTAGATTGGGAATAATTCCTATTTAACCTTACAGAGTTTTTGCTTGTCTCCATAGAAGCAGTTGAAACTTCCTTTATaagattttcttcatttaataTCTCACTTGAAGATAAAGCAGCAGTTGCTGAGTCAGCTTCACTTTTTGATTGGttgctttctttattatcagtTGACGTGTCATCACCAGGATTACCTGTTTCGCATTCAACTCCGGAACCCTCACCGTAGAAAAACATAACAGGTTCTTCTATAGGTTCACCAACTCCAGGATTGACAGCGTCGCAATCACTACCAGATCCTTCACCCTGAACCATCATTAATGGTTCTTCAATTGCTTCACTTGTTTCTTCTCTCCAACTACTATTGAGCATTGTTCTTTTATCAATGGATCCTCTAATGGGTATTACATCTGCCCTTATTCTTTTTAGAATATCAGATTGCGCATCATCCCCCTCTAATGGCCTTTTTATAGAAGTTGGACCCATTCGTAAAGCTGTTATTTTACTCGGATCTGGTAGTAACGCGTAACTTGGTAATCTATGCTCCTCTTTAGGAGGTAATCTAGCAGTGCTGTGATACGCAGTAGCAGACATTTCATAGGCTGTAAATGGCATTTGTCGTTTACTTAAATCTGCTACCATAGCATGATTACGCATCATCACTGCTCTAGCATCATAGGATAGATTTTGCACGTCTGGTTTGTTCGATTTCTTGGTACTCAAATCCATTTCTCTATGTTGAAAATTTTGAGATCTATATCCAGGTGTAGATAAATCCATGCTTTTGGTGAATTTTCGACTAGAAAGATCAATTCCCGAAAAATCCATGGGACTACTTTGTTCATTTACACTTTCCCAACCACGAGGTGATGTAGATAAATCCATACCTCTATGTCCTCGAAGTATAGCAGGTTTTTCAGGTTGACCTCTTGGACAAAAATCTTGTGGTAATCTGTCATCATCTCCATTTATTGTAGAATTAAGCATACCCCCAGATCTTGCCAGATTCTCTGCTATTTTTTCCAATGACTTTGTTCCACTTGGCTTTTCGAGTTTTTCAGCTTGCATTCTCACAAGATTTGCAGCTAATTGATCTATTGGTTTAACAGACAATTTACTGTGTCCAGATGTAATATCTGTAGATGTAAAAGAAATGCTATTTTTACcagataatttttctaaagattTCATTACAGATTCTGTTGTTTCCTCCATAGTATTATgctttttagatatatttattggGGTACTAATAGACAATATATGATTTGCGTTCTTTTCTTCCTGCACCTGTTTCAAATCTGCGATATTTACAAGTTTAAGAGGAGAAGTGATGACAGGTGTTTCTATTGATTTCAAAGGTACTAATTCTTCATTggtaattttattgatatttgatttcgttaaattttcaGATTTGACAGATTCCAGAGGCTTAGAATCGGATGCATGAGATATAATGGTTTCTTCCGATAaggttttcttttcattaattttctcagTCGGTATATGAGCACTTCCATTAGTCACTTTTGCAGTACTTACAGGTTGTATGTTTGATTTTAGAACTTGATCTTGTGCTACCTCTAAAGAATCATCTTCCTCTGTATTTTGTTTGGAACTTTCATCATTGGTTacatcttcgtcttcttcatcttcttcttcatcgtcatcttcttcatcctcttcttcctcctcctcctcctcctcctcctcctcctcttcttcttcctcttcctcttcctcatctatttcttcctcctcgttCTCAACTTCAGCATTATCTTGATCAGCGATAATAGCATTTCGTTCTCGATCATCTTCAACGTTTTCAAGATCATCTTTTTgttcatccttttcttctaAATTATCATTATGAGTGCCATTTTGTTGTATAACTTCATCTTCTTCCAAACTGGGTGATGTAGTTATTTGGCCAGTGTCTATTATAGGTTTTTCAGAAATTTCTAAACTATTACTATCTTCGTTAATTGGTATCGATTCAGCTTCACCATTTGACAGAGTGTTTATTAGATTAACAACGCCATCCCGATCTCTAGTATTGgaaagtatttatattaatgtacAGCAATATTAAATAAGAGTATTATATAAGCAAAACTTACTTAGCCACTAGTTCCCAATTTTCCTCATCTAAATCCTCCCTGTATACTCTAATATTACACTCTTCATCGAGCTGACACCAATAGGCTAATCCAGTTTTGTCCCTCCCTAATGGTTCCACACGTAACTCATCAGCTGCGAGCTTATTTACTTCATTTTTAAACTTTTGATTCAAATCGAACTGTGTTTCCAAGAGTACCtatgataatgattataatattaacagAACTATTAATATACAAGTAAACATCACAGATAATAgcaatgatataaaaaaaaatatatatgtatatcaatgtACCTTAAGTAGACGTAATTTAACAGCAATACGAGCTTTCTTGTAACCAAAACGTTCAAGTTCCCACCCATCCTGATTCGAATAAGTATGACAAAATTTGACCAATGCTCGCTCCCATTTCTCAGGAGACACTGTCTTACGTGTTTTTCTTAGTAATTTGATGTGTAAATCTACTAATTGTTGAGgtactgaaagaaaaataatatctatatgatAAACCAGTACAATTCCAATAAGaatataatgcatatatagaaaaattaaaagaaagtccTGAAAGTCAAAGACAATagaatcataaatatatcaaaagtaaaaagaactttttttatataaaagaaataaataaaatttatatccaaAACTATTActtctttaaaagaaatagtgatatttaataaatgcgCAAAACTCGGTTTATAAAAAGTCTCTCGTAAAAGAAACTATTAAATACATTGCGAAAAAGAAGGTAGAGATAACGAAAAGAGAGTAAAATGCCAAGATTTATCTAGAATCGAAATGTCAAAATATATCATGCCTATGAACAAACCGAAATGTGTCCGTAATTCGTAATCACGTGTAACCGCGATTGACAAGAAGGAAGGGAGGTGGCAGCACGGGGCAAAACAACAACACACGACGAAACGATCTCGAGGGTTTATCTGTCAAATCGGTAGTCTTTTGCACCACCcatgcaagagagaaagagacctcGTTGGTTcggagtaaaaaaagaatacgaagaaCACGAATTGCGCGCTTTCCTCGGAGAGATCCACCCAACATTACAAatggaacgagagaaagagagagagagagagagagagagagagaaagagagggggaagagatgaagaaacgaagaaaatagtCGTAGATTCACGATATAGTACAGATTAGCCACAGACCTTGTAGTTACAGTGGAGAGGGATGAAAACAGAGGGAGGTCGTGCGTATTGCGCACGcacatatgtgtatgcatgcatccatacatacgtacatcatccatccatccatctatacatacatacatacatacatacatacatacatacatacgcgtacgCAGGTATACAACCTACGAACGTATATGAATGTGTAGAAGTGGGCAGTCAAATACATAAGAGGCAATTTTCGAACTAACATTCATCTACGTCTTTACAAAGAGTTTCGTTGCGTTACTAACATCGAcagtaagaaagagaatcgtgaaaaaggaaaacaaaactGATGGAGTTCGCGCGAGACTTTTCGTCTGGCGGGGGCGGGTCGGTTATTCTCTGccccctccctctttttcatcCCACTCGCAGAGAGCATTCGTTTTGTCTCactcactccctctctctctctctctctctttctttctcccttgtTCATTCGTTCTCTTACATGAACCATGCGCGAGCGCGCGTATTATACAGAGAGACACATATACGCATGTGACAAGCATATacacagaaagaaagactCAAAGAAGAggagtagcagcagcagcagcagcagcagcacgaGCGAGCGcgagtgcgcgcgcgcgcgcgcgcatataCGTACGCGCACTACGaacgacgaaacgaaacgaacgaacgcggTGGTAAGATAGAAGGAATATACACAGATAATTTTGACTCACCTTCCTGCGTgttttcgatcatttcttgCAACCTCGCGATGTCCGGATAGACTATGCCACAGGATTTGCCGAAACACTCGAGGAAGGAGCAGATCACGGCGAAATTTGGGTCACTCGCGC
Above is a window of Vespula vulgaris chromosome 4, iyVesVulg1.1, whole genome shotgun sequence DNA encoding:
- the LOC127063174 gene encoding uncharacterized protein LOC127063174 isoform X4; this encodes MASDNEASCASDPNFAVICSFLECFGKSCGIVYPDIARLQEMIENTQEVPQQLVDLHIKLLRKTRKTVSPEKWERALVKFCHTYSNQDGWELERFGYKKARIAVKLRLLKVLLETQFDLNQKFKNEVNKLAADELRVEPLGRDKTGLAYWCQLDEECNIRVYREDLDEENWELVAKDRDGVVNLINTLSNGEAESIPINEDSNSLEISEKPIIDTGQITTSPSLEEDEVIQQNGTHNDNLEEKDEQKDDLENVEDDRERNAIIADQDNAEVENEEEEIDEEEEEEEEEEEEEEEEEEEEEDEEDDDEEEDEEDEDVTNDESSKQNTEEDDSLEVAQDQVLKSNIQPVSTAKVTNGSAHIPTEKINEKKTLSEETIISHASDSKPLESVKSENLTKSNINKITNEELVPLKSIETPVITSPLKLVNIADLKQVQEEKNANHILSISTPINISKKHNTMEETTESVMKSLEKLSGKNSISFTSTDITSGHSKLSVKPIDQLAANLVRMQAEKLEKPSGTKSLEKIAENLARSGGMLNSTINGDDDRLPQDFCPRGQPEKPAILRGHRGMDLSTSPRGWESVNEQSSPMDFSGIDLSSRKFTKSMDLSTPGYRSQNFQHREMDLSTKKSNKPDVQNLSYDARAVMMRNHAMVADLSKRQMPFTAYEMSATAYHSTARLPPKEEHRLPSYALLPDPSKITALRMGPTSIKRPLEGDDAQSDILKRIRADVIPIRGSIDKRTMLNSSWREETSEAIEEPLMMVQGEGSGSDCDAVNPGVGEPIEEPVMFFYGEGSGVECETGNPGDDTSTDNKESNQSKSEADSATAALSSSEILNEENLIKEVSTASMETSKNSVRLNRNYSQSNVDINDSQVVGSTQEKPKFKPTLGVQIIPKSTSGSIKRLSRWDVGKPAEKTECDSSIISNEEDISQKEQYFPKEGTSDQKCSNKDENTLQTSEDLSLSKVGFECLSSTDNLNEKMNANSFNEVSTLDQNSIESNVTDTDTIDSNSKKSKENSKLLETIQCDSSISSCQADTSEGLESSTNTMLVPYSLSSEKVSTNVSDSSNIVTQNSEFLHKVDNECKPKSASPPRFFFGPNCISYTSKSVDLETQSDQVVTTSIQCKSDTLQYECVSSSKPSEDTLLSYKSEEFDVTQTNNNSLKASSFDSHNIYCANDKREKLEGSSHTWNSNEESAHNAIDVPRTTTQIDEDLQSNTVQESAYANDKEESEESIVKPEKSESTDVVSQSFITNNINITLNTAESLTNSPDLQHKKIIVNDNDTKTEHTAQHSESTTTDQSKFIDDRSYQSTSPEKDVNLNTSDNIQEHTEPLSTYSENEAEHKSSKEEISHEIIEKTESEPTTDTTEHTTCMSPCNKDQNQDIQMESKNLQECACEDNTNNIESTDLIPSPNFQEVHSSAGVQEVDHVSDEFQALKKDEVDLGRENYDKHSDKNDNLSEFDTQEEQSMDTDTEKMKGQFSSDADSMSVNYDKNSERNDALSDLGVQDEGSGDSEEIKEKHLTNSYDKTNTSEDIPESDLIDNETVSSSACMQEYNKESFASVISSSNDKSVQNIFLQDNTNIPIVSQQIENPFSAKTSNSAFNVLAPIVSNISIMKSAETNDIPSLKENYSSSMDQSVNEYADDVSENPSSCIDQDSNEDMIIDDRMSESNESSKEVEETSSNEVLSNEKITTPPDDEKSTVCNENLLNDQNTKKEDNFSMQNDLPPITENQTSALNTSTAIDKDDNSPITVEIVEQKDSNSRTNDKESDNVQITETYTEKSETAISNSSYENTDVKLKEDMDNTEKQNVQSEINLISKESEKNSLNKQSLVANYDSNDSNEDGSDDVFEADTLEEYESTDIPNCSAEEHPVNDNKITKNTNIEQECISDKNYTLLEEPQQFVQNKEELESNLQIETDKISTKNEVENKKETCNTNSEKVSDIFNKRNTEVSSDDVKCSDTSKNEQTSDASSKDEYREDIELHNASPLDSSSKLNNTTSTILSASSDHSHSQTFVNEKTQAEFQITSNQIVKEYVNNTQNNKSILDETTITKLQNENKASTQSVQDIDNSVLEKLDSNKNTDNTENTANLIQVQKNSGSGDMDDQTNILDHSVSVMDQQVVEKINDKDNIAKSKEMTLQVAEVLPKSQQYQGLKADYLENENEQNKFETKGNNYIDNTVNETTAVETINQSVSNTSTIKLDNDIQQASQSYETHSLAELKDSNLSDNINHTNSIANKPTVSYDISDDKSKQTDFINISNTNKDNIYNKSVINIQNTMAACAEQEQISEKKEEVLGIIRNDFKKEGNKRASDTSQVEDVPPLKSKPPYIKPFVETLSTDVKYNSQSETKMETVIEKKELKLEGNILNKVNDSLTIPPITDTYNAVMSNIDVGDNFKNDVLPKDNLDLKNKKDLSEIQNVEVKAVTVSSDDSIGADHENVFDAPSEEPDPLACTEDDTLKGLNINIGEDGTNAKIGIRVKSVSELVYEGWKLDGSETTKVSRKRRNSAQDSNSEDLGEKQEEEEEMMGGKRIKLRAKRIPDKQLRKSVEESRIVTISSEDEAVKCKIAEDNKDGSDDLTITRSIPMGRKNRGRPKGRRRRCRGGGRSRPKHSGGVNVNQTSEESPNVQLEGTPINVSSLETTPSSSQKKRKKRKMVLGLEIGRDIAPEQQEGVLQTETPVRQSRRIAQLKIKEAADRRRIEEEALTEVKEKKDTTDKKKRRKQKNESEEEVIMKEIDKDIKSKRKRKKRKKKKMLAKFNEANPWQSSSGSSSDNDIDNEDEEEEEEIETEGSLLFKSDHEFSPESDLEKDQESEPLRRARTAQKGQSDVEEADDEYACQKCGKADHPEWILLCDSCDKGWHCSCLRPALMLIPEGDWFCPPCQHNILVSKLRESLKTYDQVTKRHENEVLRKKRLAFVGISLDNVLHKNETQRVQKDLKESSQESENESSSEQSSSASSSETSSSEESEPVYQLRERRCANTYKFNEYDDMINAAIQDEVEAVQGAGNQGRGKDIATIVNAEKEEAQLHQQVEGLQMKGVDEDKNDLEQKSERESDEEYKVEKEEVDEEEEERKRVTKRLLARRKHRKLNSLDISSEDDPESDEDFKGTSSDDEEDFDDHMTSSDESSFTDSRRRGRKGDSRPVRRSTRARITTTYDPDFINDDSEESDRPKRKKSRSMWENSDSEDSDNSWRQRKKKSRTIPTSRYRTTSKVKSKKKKRRKRIIESDNQSDNEEEDEPRSNDQDASENVNAAVIQESEEPTPAKNENEENIANLENVENVENTHNTESVKVEIMENVVANADTLVPPQLDEIVAQKRKKESTPKQKKAPTIRRKIVYGGLPDDNYKQEEEEILDRRSRRRGRKINYQEATATDSEEELKKAIRKTVESEDEFVVNETDDINEDAEKDSDSDIYTPKKEATKFKNKSPKSKKPRKSKSPAAKRKTMVDGVPKPRKKPGPKPGSKNKARKQKLLMGSVIRSTDGQHLDDKDVLSHTMDNPMGELTSKMDEGLPDNVGLTGTTMSVASSFTGDVPEGSLGGLGPGELADLDDEQLEQIMMEDEEYGRRQLELAAIEIAKKKKKEEREAKKLEKARLKALEILAAERQRDPNAPEGTDGEVPKKKKRGRRSKAEIIAEQMRRGGAPALGSPGLANTSPVITPEADRTAEGHIPMMTGPDGQLFNPDGTPMKPKRRGRGKGSSTSGSAPSTPPASGVPTQLPPSTQANAQSVYSSLPPGQQSSVITRMLQSQPVSSNNPQSFTAAAAAMGHKYFGAPNTTGQMMTGPRTGYEMQPRGRIPSPYRQPGQSSMPPHFAAVRSGTPPMRMRVPGPQMYHTPHHPMDPSPSGGGPISISSRDRSSPLAPGPPPMIPPAAGSPLAKGGPTPPPPPPPYVRGGPPISRFTDNPMGPRHQMPPFTNASPVNHAMQQPSPPPNRPPGNFSPYHPPPPPNYHYGAYPPPPPMSTADDAAAYQGSPYPTEHFSSPADNQPQIQAPPQPQPPQSQPPQQQQQPQTHPNDPAAVANKQYDEEGTGEFGGLVSYFSSQREDDLDS